Proteins co-encoded in one Chryseobacterium foetidum genomic window:
- a CDS encoding site-specific integrase: MSTHLSILFVVKRSKLSSKGVCPIHLRVTFEGKRLEITTGRFIEPEKWCIDSGKVKGKSAEVREINTYLDILRSRIYTIQKDLIQAGEIISTEKIRSMFCGVEDSKRLLLIILNDHNVKMEQLIGNEYAKGTLVRYKSCYRHLKNFLRIKYNLSDIDISKVNLEFINNFEHYLRTKNENPCSNNSAVKYIKNLSKVIRICLANEWIKRDPLVGYKSKYTEVNRKFLDDVELRKLEDKEFTIERMEVVRDMFVFSCYTGLSFVDARNLTADNIGVGIDGRKWIFTARQKTKISSNIPLLEKAEKILLKYKDYPRGGHRALKLLPIPSNQKMNAYLKEVADLCGISKELTFHIARHTFATTVTLSNGVSIESVSKMLGHKSIKTTQIYAKIMDRKVSDEMDSLSDLLSKREVSLKNKL, encoded by the coding sequence ATGAGTACGCATTTATCTATTCTTTTCGTTGTGAAAAGATCAAAATTGTCATCAAAAGGAGTCTGTCCTATTCACTTACGAGTGACGTTTGAAGGAAAGAGGCTGGAAATTACGACCGGCAGATTTATAGAGCCTGAAAAATGGTGTATCGATTCAGGTAAAGTCAAAGGGAAATCTGCAGAAGTCAGAGAGATTAATACTTATCTCGATATTCTAAGATCACGGATTTATACCATACAGAAGGATCTTATTCAGGCTGGAGAGATCATATCTACGGAAAAGATCAGAAGTATGTTTTGTGGTGTGGAAGATAGTAAGCGATTATTGCTCATTATTCTTAATGATCATAATGTTAAGATGGAGCAGTTGATAGGCAATGAATACGCAAAGGGTACTTTGGTTCGTTATAAAAGCTGCTACAGACATTTGAAAAATTTTTTGCGGATCAAATATAATTTATCTGATATTGACATTTCCAAGGTGAATCTGGAATTCATCAATAATTTTGAACACTATCTGAGAACGAAGAATGAAAATCCCTGCAGCAATAATTCTGCGGTTAAATATATTAAAAACCTGAGTAAGGTCATTCGAATTTGTCTTGCGAATGAATGGATTAAAAGAGATCCTCTGGTGGGTTACAAATCAAAATATACAGAAGTTAACAGAAAATTTTTAGATGATGTAGAGTTGCGAAAATTGGAGGATAAAGAATTTACGATTGAACGTATGGAGGTTGTAAGGGATATGTTTGTTTTCAGCTGCTATACAGGCCTATCATTTGTTGATGCCCGTAATCTTACGGCGGATAATATTGGTGTGGGAATTGACGGCAGAAAATGGATTTTCACAGCCCGCCAAAAAACTAAAATTTCTTCAAACATTCCTTTGTTGGAAAAGGCTGAAAAAATTCTTCTCAAATATAAAGACTATCCCAGAGGTGGACATAGAGCTTTAAAATTATTGCCGATTCCCAGCAATCAGAAAATGAATGCTTATCTCAAAGAAGTAGCAGATCTCTGTGGAATCTCTAAAGAGCTGACATTCCATATTGCGAGGCATACATTCGCTACAACGGTAACTTTATCAAATGGAGTATCCATTGAAAGTGTAAGTAAAATGTTAGGGCATAAGAGTATTAAAACAACTCAGATTTATGCAAAGATCATGGACAGAAAGGTAAGCGATGAAATGGATTCATTAAGCGACCTACTCTCTAAGCGGGAAGTTTCCTTAAAGAATAAATTATAA
- a CDS encoding JAB domain-containing protein, with protein sequence MKFNIVNEIKLSYSRKGNCERSVLSSRDAVEIFREHFDAEEMDYRESFYALYLNQASKVLGIKKISECGISSTLVDVRIIMQAALLCNASGIIIAHNHPSGNLKPSGCDIKMTAQIKEAAKVLSMNLLDHFILTSDSYFSFADDGII encoded by the coding sequence ATGAAATTCAATATTGTGAACGAAATTAAGTTGAGCTACTCAAGAAAGGGAAATTGTGAAAGGTCTGTATTGTCATCCAGGGATGCAGTGGAAATTTTCAGGGAACATTTTGATGCTGAGGAAATGGATTACAGGGAATCTTTCTATGCATTGTATCTAAACCAGGCTAGTAAGGTTTTGGGGATTAAGAAAATCTCCGAATGCGGAATTTCATCTACTTTGGTGGATGTAAGAATTATTATGCAGGCGGCACTTCTTTGTAATGCTTCCGGGATTATTATTGCGCACAATCACCCTTCAGGAAATTTAAAGCCGTCCGGGTGTGATATTAAAATGACTGCACAGATTAAGGAGGCTGCAAAAGTTTTGAGCATGAATTTGCTGGATCATTTTATTCTGACTTCGGATTCTTATTTTTCTTTTGCGGATGATGGAATAATTTAA